The proteins below are encoded in one region of Phyllopteryx taeniolatus isolate TA_2022b chromosome 11, UOR_Ptae_1.2, whole genome shotgun sequence:
- the yipf3 gene encoding protein YIPF3 has protein sequence MSAGPGRTNTNTEPWGSFDDHLVQGGSGGSAVIDMENMDDTSGSSFEDVGEMHQRMKEEEEVAAEAADADDEQGDDFLGMKGFKGQLGRQVADEVWQAGKRQASRAFNLYANIDILRPYFDVEPVQVRSRLMESVIPVRMINFPQKIAGELYGPLMLVFTLVAILLHGMKTSGTVIREGTLMGTAIGTCFGYWLGVSSLIYFLAYLVNAQITMLQILSLLGYGLFGHCVVLLVSYNVHFHLLFYTLWLLLGGLSTLRMVSALMSRTVGPTPRLLLCGTVSFLHMLFLLYLHFAYHKMLEGLLDSLEGSNMAAMQRVARDVDDRVRLNATVALAL, from the exons GGCGGCAGTGGCGGCTCAGCGGTCATCGACATGGAAAACATGGACGACACGTCTGGCTCCAGCTTCGAGGATGTGGGGGAGATGCATCAGAGGatgaaggaagaggaggaagtggCAGCAGAGGCGGCGGATGCCGACGACGAGCAGGGAGACGACTTCTTGGGCATGAAGGGCTTCAAGGGGCAGCTGGGCAGGCAGGTGGCGGACGAA GTGTGGCAGGCGGGAAAGCGGCAGGCTTCACGAGCCTTCAATCTGTACGCCAACATCGACATCCTGAGGCCCTACTTTGATGTGGAACCTGTTCAGGTGCGCAGCAG GTTAATGGAGTCAGTCATTCCCGTCCGCATGATCAACTTCCCCCAG AAGATTGCTGGCGAGCTATATGGACCGCTCATGCTTGTCTTCACACTGGTTGCCATCTTGTTGCACGGCATGAAGACATCTGGGACCGTCATT AGAGAGGGCACACTGATGGGAACGGCCATCGGAACGTGTTTCGGGTACTGGCTGGGAGTTTCGTCTTTGATCTACTTCCTGGCATATCTCGTCAATGCGCAGATCACCATGTTGCAAATTCTCTCCCTGCTG GGCTACGGGTTGTTCGGCCACTGCGTAGTTCTACTGGTCAGCTACAACGTGCACTTCCACCTGCTCTTCTACACCCTCTGGCTGCTGCTCGGAGGACTGTCTACCCTACGGATG GTGTCAGCTCTGATGTCTCGCACGGTGGGTCCGACTCCTCGCCTGCTGCTGTGCGGTACTGTGTCTTTCCTGCACATGCTCTTCCTGCTCTACCTTCACTTTGCCTACCACAAGATGCTGGAAG GGCTTCTGGACTCCCTAGAAGGATCTAACATGGCGGCCATGCAGCGGGTGGCCAGAGACGTGGATGACCGCGTGAGGCTGAACGCCACAGTCGCCCTCGCCCTTTGA
- the dnph1 gene encoding 2'-deoxynucleoside 5'-phosphate N-hydrolase 1 isoform X1, with the protein MKIYFCGSIRGGRDDACVYEHVVKTLGKFGKVLTEHVGDSELTDTGEESQDVAIHDRDMEWLRQADVVVAEVTQPSLGVGYELGHAYLMRKRTLCLFRPSAGRKLSAMIRGAADGERMLVMEYNGEDDERAALTETSNLVTLIDSTLRWVTPDSD; encoded by the exons ATGAAGATTTATTTCTGCGGAAGCATCCGCGGCGGCAGGGACGACGCGTGCGTTTACGAGCACGTGGTCAAGACGCTCGGAAAGTTCGGGAAGGTTCTAACGGAGCACGTGGGCGACAGCGAGCTCACCGATACAG ggGAGGAGTCGCAGGATGTAGCCATTCACGATCGCGACATGGAGTGGCTCAGACAAGCAGACG TCGTCGTTGCCGAGGTGACGCAGCCGTCGCTGGGCGTGGGCTACGAACTCGGCCATGCCTACCTGATGAGGAAGAGGACGTTGTGTCTCTTTCGACCATCAGCTGGACGCA AGTTGTCGGCCATGATCCGAGGTGCGGCGGATGGGGAGCGGATGTTGGTGATGGAGTACAACGGCGAGGACGAT gagagGGCTGCTTTAACCGAGACTTCCAACCTCGTCACATTGATTGACTCGACTCTGCGTTGGGTGACCCCGGACTCCGATTAG
- the tjap1 gene encoding tight junction-associated protein 1 isoform X10 — protein sequence MTSAAPSKKPYRKAPPQHREARHAIPAAPMPTPPPQLDDSQEVLSDSDRIRLQNSYTASQRANQDLEEKLHALLRTVERDKKTMDQEMVELTNKLLEAKNTIDRLEELNERYRLDCNLAVQLLKCNKSHFRNHKFADLPCELQDMLNKHMKSSSLPERSPGPRSQDPDTLSLTPSDVVPTSMIARVLEKPEPLLLNSAQSSSRGWPAAEDVFVHVDMTAEGRGAEDAVPRDGSCRDPDCPDAVEEAGGAPSFEKLNPYPPPPPPNPLYPGRKVIEFSSDDKVKIPKNSPLPNCTYATRQAISLSLQGEQQPPPPPSPAPSRAALRHHGGVADTPSSQSSPFSSPPQAPSMGASSASSSEDLLANWQRLFVDKMAPSVAGGGAPSRVAYSDGEEGSTPSHASSVDTDTDAEPRPDARGERLLMNSDPDRDGATVVMVTAHTCEEEEEEDEEEEEEPGSLARDLPVISPSLLDYDSAFAAAALPRPHRSPKRMGVHHLHRHQQ from the exons ACTCCAGAACAGTTACACAGCGTCTCAGAGGGCCAATCAGGACTTAGAAGAGAAACTTCATGCTCTG CTGCGGACGGTGGAGCGAGACAAGAAGACAATGGACCAGGAGATGGTAGAGCTCACCAACAAGCTGCTGGAGGCCAAGAACACCATCGACCGCCTCGAGGAGCTTAAC GAACGTTACCGACTGGACTGCAACCTCGCCGTGCAGCTGCTTAAATGCAACAAGTCGCATTTCAGGAACCACAAGTTTGCTGAC CTGCCGTGTGAACTTCAAGATATGTTGAACAAACACATGAAGAGCAGCAGCCTGCCTGAGCGAAGCCCCGGCCCCCGCAGTCAGGACCCGGACACGCTGAGTCTGACTCCTTCCGACGTGGTCCCGACCTCCATGATCGCTCGCGTCCTAGAGAAACCCGAGCCGCTGCTCCTAAACTCGGCGCAGTCCAGCAGCCGCGGCTGGCCGGCCGCCGAGGACGTCTTTGTGCACGTGGACATGACGGCTGAAGGGCGAGGTGCCGAGGACGCCGTGCCCCGCGACGGTTCGTGTCGGGACCCCGATTGCCCGGATGCCGTAGAGGAGGCGGGTGGCGCGCCGTCCTTCGAGAAGCTCAACCCATACCCGCCGCCCCCGCCGCCCAACCCGCTCTACCCGGGACGCAAGGTCATCGAGTTTTCCTCGGACGACAAAGTGAAGATTCCCAAGAACAGTCCGCTTCCCAACTGCACGTACGCCACCCGCCAGGCCATCTCGCTCAGTCTGCAAGGCGAGCAGCAGCCGCCTCCGCCGCCCAGCCCCGCGCCCTCGCGCGCTGCGCTCCGGCATCACGGTGGTGTCGCAGACACGCCCTCCAGCCAGTCCAGCCCCTTCAGCAGCCCGCCACAG GCGCCCAGCATGGGGGCCAGTTCTGCCAGTTCTTCCGAGGACCTCTTGGCCAACTGGCAGCGGTTGTTTGTGGACAAGATGGCGCCCTCAGTGGCGGGCGGCGGGGCCCCCTCGAGGGTGGCATACTCGGACGGCGAGGAGGGCTCCACCCCCAGTCACGCCTCCAGCGTCGACACGGACACGGACGCCGAGCCCCGGCCCGATGCCAGGGGGGAGCGGCTCCTGATGAACTCGGACCCGGACCGAGATGGCGCGACGGTCGTCATGGTGACGGCGCACAcctgcgaggaggaggaggaagaggacgaggaagaggaggaggagccggGCAGCCTCGCCCGAGATTTGCCTGTCATTTCCCCCAGCCTCTTGGACTATGACTCCGCCTTCGCCGCAGCGGCGCTGCCACGACCTCACAGGAGCCCCAAGAGGATGGGGGTGCACCACCTGCACAGACACCagcaataa
- the dnph1 gene encoding 2'-deoxynucleoside 5'-phosphate N-hydrolase 1 isoform X2 — translation MKIYFCGSIRGGRDDACVYEHVVKTLGKFGKVLTEHVGDSELTDTGEESQDVAIHDRDMEWLRQADVVVAEVTQPSLGVGYELGHAYLMRKRTLCLFRPSAGRKLSAMIRGAADGERMLVMEYNGEDDVGNILDNFFKIKPH, via the exons ATGAAGATTTATTTCTGCGGAAGCATCCGCGGCGGCAGGGACGACGCGTGCGTTTACGAGCACGTGGTCAAGACGCTCGGAAAGTTCGGGAAGGTTCTAACGGAGCACGTGGGCGACAGCGAGCTCACCGATACAG ggGAGGAGTCGCAGGATGTAGCCATTCACGATCGCGACATGGAGTGGCTCAGACAAGCAGACG TCGTCGTTGCCGAGGTGACGCAGCCGTCGCTGGGCGTGGGCTACGAACTCGGCCATGCCTACCTGATGAGGAAGAGGACGTTGTGTCTCTTTCGACCATCAGCTGGACGCA AGTTGTCGGCCATGATCCGAGGTGCGGCGGATGGGGAGCGGATGTTGGTGATGGAGTACAACGGCGAGGACGATGTGGGCAACATCCTGGATAACTTCTTCAAAATAAAGCCTCACTGA
- the tjap1 gene encoding tight junction-associated protein 1 isoform X7 — protein sequence MTSAAPSKKPYRKAPPQHREARHAIPAAPMPTPPPQLDDSQEVLSDSDRIRILQQQNEDLRRRLSLSSHKMDAMEVEFDGNRHYMEAELSRTRDDLDKMRDKFRRLQNSYTASQRANQDLEEKLHALAAVSQTWVHALRTVERDKKTMDQEMVELTNKLLEAKNTIDRLEELNERYRLDCNLAVQLLKCNKSHFRNHKFADLPCELQDMLNKHMKSSSLPERSPGPRSQDPDTLSLTPSDVVPTSMIARVLEKPEPLLLNSAQSSSRGWPAAEDVFVHVDMTAEGRGAEDAVPRDGSCRDPDCPDAVEEAGGAPSFEKLNPYPPPPPPNPLYPGRKVIEFSSDDKVKIPKNSPLPNCTYATRQAISLSLQGEQQPPPPPSPAPSRAALRHHGGVADTPSSQSSPFSSPPQAPSMGASSASSSEDLLANWQRLFVDKMAPSVAGGGAPSRVAYSDGEEGSTPSHASSVDTDTDAEPRPDARGERLLMNSDPDRDGATVVMVTAHTCEEEEEEDEEEEEEPGSLARDLPVISPSLLDYDSAFAAAALPRPHRSPKRMGVHHLHRHQQ from the exons AATCCTGCAGCAGCAGAATGAGGATCTGCGGCGACGCCTGTCCCTCTCCAGCCACAAAATGGACGCCATGGAGGTGGAGTTTGACGGTAACCGCCATTACATGGAGGCGGAGCTAAGCCGCACCAGGGATGACCTTGACAAGATGAGGGACAAGTTTCGCCG ACTCCAGAACAGTTACACAGCGTCTCAGAGGGCCAATCAGGACTTAGAAGAGAAACTTCATGCTCTG gCTGCTGTCAGTCAGACCTGGGTCCATGCA CTGCGGACGGTGGAGCGAGACAAGAAGACAATGGACCAGGAGATGGTAGAGCTCACCAACAAGCTGCTGGAGGCCAAGAACACCATCGACCGCCTCGAGGAGCTTAAC GAACGTTACCGACTGGACTGCAACCTCGCCGTGCAGCTGCTTAAATGCAACAAGTCGCATTTCAGGAACCACAAGTTTGCTGAC CTGCCGTGTGAACTTCAAGATATGTTGAACAAACACATGAAGAGCAGCAGCCTGCCTGAGCGAAGCCCCGGCCCCCGCAGTCAGGACCCGGACACGCTGAGTCTGACTCCTTCCGACGTGGTCCCGACCTCCATGATCGCTCGCGTCCTAGAGAAACCCGAGCCGCTGCTCCTAAACTCGGCGCAGTCCAGCAGCCGCGGCTGGCCGGCCGCCGAGGACGTCTTTGTGCACGTGGACATGACGGCTGAAGGGCGAGGTGCCGAGGACGCCGTGCCCCGCGACGGTTCGTGTCGGGACCCCGATTGCCCGGATGCCGTAGAGGAGGCGGGTGGCGCGCCGTCCTTCGAGAAGCTCAACCCATACCCGCCGCCCCCGCCGCCCAACCCGCTCTACCCGGGACGCAAGGTCATCGAGTTTTCCTCGGACGACAAAGTGAAGATTCCCAAGAACAGTCCGCTTCCCAACTGCACGTACGCCACCCGCCAGGCCATCTCGCTCAGTCTGCAAGGCGAGCAGCAGCCGCCTCCGCCGCCCAGCCCCGCGCCCTCGCGCGCTGCGCTCCGGCATCACGGTGGTGTCGCAGACACGCCCTCCAGCCAGTCCAGCCCCTTCAGCAGCCCGCCACAG GCGCCCAGCATGGGGGCCAGTTCTGCCAGTTCTTCCGAGGACCTCTTGGCCAACTGGCAGCGGTTGTTTGTGGACAAGATGGCGCCCTCAGTGGCGGGCGGCGGGGCCCCCTCGAGGGTGGCATACTCGGACGGCGAGGAGGGCTCCACCCCCAGTCACGCCTCCAGCGTCGACACGGACACGGACGCCGAGCCCCGGCCCGATGCCAGGGGGGAGCGGCTCCTGATGAACTCGGACCCGGACCGAGATGGCGCGACGGTCGTCATGGTGACGGCGCACAcctgcgaggaggaggaggaagaggacgaggaagaggaggaggagccggGCAGCCTCGCCCGAGATTTGCCTGTCATTTCCCCCAGCCTCTTGGACTATGACTCCGCCTTCGCCGCAGCGGCGCTGCCACGACCTCACAGGAGCCCCAAGAGGATGGGGGTGCACCACCTGCACAGACACCagcaataa
- the tjap1 gene encoding tight junction-associated protein 1 isoform X8: MTSAAPSKKPYRKAPPQHREARHAIPAAPMPTPPPQLDDSQEVLSDSDRIRILQQQNEDLRRRLSLSSHKMDAMEVEFDGNRHYMEAELSRTRDDLDKMRDKFRRLQNSYTASQRANQDLEEKLHALLRTVERDKKTMDQEMVELTNKLLEAKNTIDRLEELNERYRLDCNLAVQLLKCNKSHFRNHKFADLPCELQDMLNKHMKSSSLPERSPGPRSQDPDTLSLTPSDVVPTSMIARVLEKPEPLLLNSAQSSSRGWPAAEDVFVHVDMTAEGRGAEDAVPRDGSCRDPDCPDAVEEAGGAPSFEKLNPYPPPPPPNPLYPGRKVIEFSSDDKVKIPKNSPLPNCTYATRQAISLSLQGEQQPPPPPSPAPSRAALRHHGGVADTPSSQSSPFSSPPQAPSMGASSASSSEDLLANWQRLFVDKMAPSVAGGGAPSRVAYSDGEEGSTPSHASSVDTDTDAEPRPDARGERLLMNSDPDRDGATVVMVTAHTCEEEEEEDEEEEEEPGSLARDLPVISPSLLDYDSAFAAAALPRPHRSPKRMGVHHLHRHQQ; the protein is encoded by the exons AATCCTGCAGCAGCAGAATGAGGATCTGCGGCGACGCCTGTCCCTCTCCAGCCACAAAATGGACGCCATGGAGGTGGAGTTTGACGGTAACCGCCATTACATGGAGGCGGAGCTAAGCCGCACCAGGGATGACCTTGACAAGATGAGGGACAAGTTTCGCCG ACTCCAGAACAGTTACACAGCGTCTCAGAGGGCCAATCAGGACTTAGAAGAGAAACTTCATGCTCTG CTGCGGACGGTGGAGCGAGACAAGAAGACAATGGACCAGGAGATGGTAGAGCTCACCAACAAGCTGCTGGAGGCCAAGAACACCATCGACCGCCTCGAGGAGCTTAAC GAACGTTACCGACTGGACTGCAACCTCGCCGTGCAGCTGCTTAAATGCAACAAGTCGCATTTCAGGAACCACAAGTTTGCTGAC CTGCCGTGTGAACTTCAAGATATGTTGAACAAACACATGAAGAGCAGCAGCCTGCCTGAGCGAAGCCCCGGCCCCCGCAGTCAGGACCCGGACACGCTGAGTCTGACTCCTTCCGACGTGGTCCCGACCTCCATGATCGCTCGCGTCCTAGAGAAACCCGAGCCGCTGCTCCTAAACTCGGCGCAGTCCAGCAGCCGCGGCTGGCCGGCCGCCGAGGACGTCTTTGTGCACGTGGACATGACGGCTGAAGGGCGAGGTGCCGAGGACGCCGTGCCCCGCGACGGTTCGTGTCGGGACCCCGATTGCCCGGATGCCGTAGAGGAGGCGGGTGGCGCGCCGTCCTTCGAGAAGCTCAACCCATACCCGCCGCCCCCGCCGCCCAACCCGCTCTACCCGGGACGCAAGGTCATCGAGTTTTCCTCGGACGACAAAGTGAAGATTCCCAAGAACAGTCCGCTTCCCAACTGCACGTACGCCACCCGCCAGGCCATCTCGCTCAGTCTGCAAGGCGAGCAGCAGCCGCCTCCGCCGCCCAGCCCCGCGCCCTCGCGCGCTGCGCTCCGGCATCACGGTGGTGTCGCAGACACGCCCTCCAGCCAGTCCAGCCCCTTCAGCAGCCCGCCACAG GCGCCCAGCATGGGGGCCAGTTCTGCCAGTTCTTCCGAGGACCTCTTGGCCAACTGGCAGCGGTTGTTTGTGGACAAGATGGCGCCCTCAGTGGCGGGCGGCGGGGCCCCCTCGAGGGTGGCATACTCGGACGGCGAGGAGGGCTCCACCCCCAGTCACGCCTCCAGCGTCGACACGGACACGGACGCCGAGCCCCGGCCCGATGCCAGGGGGGAGCGGCTCCTGATGAACTCGGACCCGGACCGAGATGGCGCGACGGTCGTCATGGTGACGGCGCACAcctgcgaggaggaggaggaagaggacgaggaagaggaggaggagccggGCAGCCTCGCCCGAGATTTGCCTGTCATTTCCCCCAGCCTCTTGGACTATGACTCCGCCTTCGCCGCAGCGGCGCTGCCACGACCTCACAGGAGCCCCAAGAGGATGGGGGTGCACCACCTGCACAGACACCagcaataa